The bacterium DNA segment GGCGGTTGTCTTTGGGGCAGTGGTCTTCGCGGTCGCTCCCGCTCGCGCGGCGGACCCGCCCTGCTACGAGTGCCATGACGACTTCCCGAAGAAGATGAAGGAATTCAAGTTCACGCACGAGCCGGCGGCCAGCGGGGACTGCACCGCGTGCCACCTCGACCATGGCGACGCGGAGAAGCTCATGCTCGTCAAGAACGGGGCGGCTCTCTGCGCGGAGTGCCACGATGACGTGGCGAAGGGGACTTCCGTCCATGCCCCGGTCGGCGACGGCGAGTGCACCTCCTGCCACAATCCCCACGGTTCGGCCAACAAGAAACTCCTCGTCGCCGCGGGCGCGGCCCTCTGCAAGACCTGCCATGACGACATGGCGCAGGGGGCCACGGTCCACGCCCCGGTCGCGGACGGCGACTGTTCCTCCTGCCACAAGCCCCACGCGTCGGCGAACGAGAAGCTCCTCGTCGCCGTGGGCGCGGCCCTCTGCCAGAATTGTCATGACGACATGGCGCAGGGCGCCTCGGTGCACGCCCCGGTGAAGGAGGGCAAGTGCACCGCCTGCCACAACCCGCACGCCACGGCGGCCAAGAAGCTCCTCGTTGCGGCCGGCACCGCCCTCTGCGAGAAGTGCCATGCCGGCGGCACCGAGTTCAAGCGCAAGGTCACGCACGCGGCGATCGACGACTGCAGCGCGTGCCATCGCCCCCACTCCTCCGGGAACCCGCGCCTGTTCACGAAGAACTTCAAGCTCGACCGGCTCGCCCTCTTCGACCCGAAGGACGCCGAACTCTGCCAGGACTGCCACGACATCGGCGGGCTCACGAAGCTCCAGAGCGAGGACACCGGCTTCCGAATGGGGGCGCAGAACCTGCATGCGACGCACCTGCTCGGCGGCGGCACGCCGAACAAATACGGGATCGTCAAGAAGAAGGAAGGGCAGACCTGCTTCGCCTGCCACCTGCCGCACACGGCCGACCAGGCCAGGCTCCTGCGCACCGAGTACCAGTGCACGGGGACCTTCTGCTACACGATGCGCTTCGTCCCCAGCGAGAAGGGCGGCACCTGCGTCGTCGGCTG contains these protein-coding regions:
- a CDS encoding cytochrome c3 family protein yields the protein MSVRRLMAAGCAAVVFGAVVFAVAPARAADPPCYECHDDFPKKMKEFKFTHEPAASGDCTACHLDHGDAEKLMLVKNGAALCAECHDDVAKGTSVHAPVGDGECTSCHNPHGSANKKLLVAAGAALCKTCHDDMAQGATVHAPVADGDCSSCHKPHASANEKLLVAVGAALCQNCHDDMAQGASVHAPVKEGKCTACHNPHATAAKKLLVAAGTALCEKCHAGGTEFKRKVTHAAIDDCSACHRPHSSGNPRLFTKNFKLDRLALFDPKDAELCQDCHDIGGLTKLQSEDTGFRMGAQNLHATHLLGGGTPNKYGIVKKKEGQTCFACHLPHTADQARLLRTEYQCTGTFCYTMRFVPSEKGGTCVVGCHKPRVYSRDGQDPSSTAGAAPTAQPTAP